In Deltaproteobacteria bacterium, the sequence CTGCCGAAGGGACACCGCATGGACCTGCTTACTCCTGTCGTCTCGATTCTGGCTTTGTTTATTGTTGTGAAAGTTATTCAGCTTGTCGTTGTATTGAGCCGACTCCTGTGTTGGCGCTTTCGTTTACCGCAGAGCACCCTAACCGAGAGAGAGTTCTTACCGCCAGAAATGGGGGCGGTTTTTCGGTCAGCTGAGCAAACGCTCGCCCCACTTGGGTTTCGTTACTCACATTCGTTGTTGCAACAAGATCCGTTCACTCATGTGGAAAAGCCACAGCCGATTCAGGTTTTTGTCAACCACGACATGCACACCTATGCAGAGGTGAGTCCGATGCTATCACCCGAAGCTGGGGTGTTGTTCAATGTCTCTTTTGTGACGGTTCTTACCGATGGTCGTGCGATTGTGACGGTTGACTGCCAGTTACATGGCGTGCTCTCGCGTCCGAAGTGGTGTCGCTTCTATGACCATTACGTTGCTGATGTTGAACCCCAATGGGAAGAACATCAACGTACACTTCAGGAGACGGGCGCGATCTACGTATTGAAGCCGTGTTCACCAGAAGCGTTCGTCGAATATAACCAACGGTTCTTACGAGATTACATAACCAAGAGTCCAGCGCTCACTATAACCTCGACTCCTCACGTGCGACGGATGCTCCCGCTTCCAGCGGTTCCTTTCGCCTGGAAACTTGTCCACGGGTTGTCGAAAGTTGCCCGTGCTCGGAAAGCACAACGAAAAGCCCTCGGAAAAACGCAACAAGGCCAGCCGACCGTAGCTGTTGAGCAAAGGGAACAATCGGCACAGGTGGTGAGTGAGGTGGCAGCCTTCGAGCGTATGCAAGAAATGCAGAATAAGGCTCCCGGATGGGGGTGGTTAGGCAAATGCATCCTCCTGCTTGTGAGCGTGGCTGTGGCGGGAGTGTCGTTTGGTCTGACTGTGTCGCCGTCGTTTGTCGCCATATTGCTTGGCGTCCTCTTCTTTCGTGAACTTGGCCACTGGTTTGGTATGTGGTTGTTCGACTACCGCGATCGGCAGATGTTCTTTATTCCGTTTCTTGGGGCGGCGGTTACTGGCGAGAGAGAAGACGCTACGCCGATGCAGCAGATCATCGTTTCGCTGCTGGGGCCGGTCCCGGGCCTCATCGTTGGTGGTGCATGCTTATATTGGGCTCCCGAATCGGGAGAGTCGGTGTTGACGCAGATTGGGTTGACGGCCCTTTCGCTCAACTATTTGAACTTGTTGCCTGTGAATCCCCTCGATGGTGGTCGCGTCGTTGATGTGCTCTTGAGTCGTTTTCCGTGGATTCGCTTTGCCTTTGGCTTGATCAGCGTTGTCGTCCTCCTCCTTGCTGGACTCTCTGGTTCGAGCCTGATGCTAGGGATAGCGGTTGCAATGATGTTCGCTCTTGCAGCGCAATGGCGAATGAATATCGCGCTGCGACGCATGCGCAATCTTACCGCTGCACTGACGAGCCGACAGGAGCGGTTGCAGGCGATCTTTCAAGTGCTGACGCAAGCTCCGTTTTGCCAACAGCAGGCTGCCGCACGTTATGAACTGGCAAAGAGCTTACTCCGATACTTGACCACCGGACCAACGAACTGGCGCACGATGTTCATTGGTGGTGCCGTGTATGCTGCAGCGCTGTTTGTCCCAGTGTATATTGGAGTCAAGGCGTCTATGGCCACCGTACGGGAACATGTGGCGGCGATGGATACGCACTGCTTTCCACTCTCTCACAATGCAAATGTTCCCTCTCTCCAAGATATTCTTGCGGAGAAGGACCAACCTACAAATCTGACGGTTCACAAGATCGCTGGGCATGTGCGTACCAAAGCTCCATGTGTGGCAGAGTCGAAAACCTACGACCTCGCACAGTTGAATGCCGATGAGCGATTGTTTTGGGATCTCTACTGGTTTGATTTGAAACTCTCTTTGGGCGGATTCCGACAGCTCTTCGAAAATGACGGGACAAAAGCCGCAAAACTGCTGGCAGAATTAGAGCAGGTTGGCGCAGCCCACTCCAAAGGGCTTCTTGAGCAGTCGCTTGAAGCTTTCCCAGATAAGCGTATTCCTGAAACACAAGAGAAAGTCTGCGAAGTCCTGCGACAGATTGACGAGGATCGTGAACATCCTGCCCATGCCTTATGGGAGAAGCTTGAGGAAGAATTTGCTGAGAACCATGCGAATGAGGTAGACGAACACTTGCTGTCGTATGTGCGTCAGCATGTTAGCAATTTCTTGTCACAACAAACCCTCGCTCAAGTTGCGAAAGAAAGTACTACGACCCCACCCGTTACCGCGGTAAAACCTGAAAGTGAGCAAGCCGCGGCTGCGAAGCCGATAAAAAAGAAAATTGCTGTGGCACACGACTTGGAAGGTTTCACGCGAAACCAAGTAGTGCACTGGTAGTGACTCAGGCGGGCATCAACGCTTCCATCACTTGCTCACACGAATACCCCCCAGCAAAGAGGCGTTTCGCAAGCGAGAGTA encodes:
- a CDS encoding DUF4375 domain-containing protein; translated protein: MDLLTPVVSILALFIVVKVIQLVVVLSRLLCWRFRLPQSTLTEREFLPPEMGAVFRSAEQTLAPLGFRYSHSLLQQDPFTHVEKPQPIQVFVNHDMHTYAEVSPMLSPEAGVLFNVSFVTVLTDGRAIVTVDCQLHGVLSRPKWCRFYDHYVADVEPQWEEHQRTLQETGAIYVLKPCSPEAFVEYNQRFLRDYITKSPALTITSTPHVRRMLPLPAVPFAWKLVHGLSKVARARKAQRKALGKTQQGQPTVAVEQREQSAQVVSEVAAFERMQEMQNKAPGWGWLGKCILLLVSVAVAGVSFGLTVSPSFVAILLGVLFFRELGHWFGMWLFDYRDRQMFFIPFLGAAVTGEREDATPMQQIIVSLLGPVPGLIVGGACLYWAPESGESVLTQIGLTALSLNYLNLLPVNPLDGGRVVDVLLSRFPWIRFAFGLISVVVLLLAGLSGSSLMLGIAVAMMFALAAQWRMNIALRRMRNLTAALTSRQERLQAIFQVLTQAPFCQQQAAARYELAKSLLRYLTTGPTNWRTMFIGGAVYAAALFVPVYIGVKASMATVREHVAAMDTHCFPLSHNANVPSLQDILAEKDQPTNLTVHKIAGHVRTKAPCVAESKTYDLAQLNADERLFWDLYWFDLKLSLGGFRQLFENDGTKAAKLLAELEQVGAAHSKGLLEQSLEAFPDKRIPETQEKVCEVLRQIDEDREHPAHALWEKLEEEFAENHANEVDEHLLSYVRQHVSNFLSQQTLAQVAKESTTTPPVTAVKPESEQAAAAKPIKKKIAVAHDLEGFTRNQVVHW